One bacterium genomic window, ATCCAGGTGCGGCAGCAGCAGTTCGATGAAATCATCCACCGCCTGTCCGGCCTTGACCATGAGCATGATTTTGGCCGGCTTTTTCAGATTCGCCACCAGCTCTTCGATGGAATGACAGCCGACGATGTTTTTGCCCATCGCACGACCGTTGATAAATTGGTCGACCTTGCTTACCGTGCGGTTGTACACTGCCACGGAAAAACCATTGCGCTCCATGTTAAGGATGAGGTTTTCACCCATCACCGCCAGGCCGATCAGGCCGATATCGCATTTTTCCATAGATTTTCTCCTTTGCTTAGCGCGGCCATCCACGCCGGATAGTTTATGAAAACGGGAAAGAAAAAATAATTTCATTCGTTGAAAGGACACAGCCGCTCCCTGAAAAACGGGTTCAGATGGTCATGGCGGTAAATCCGCCATCCACCCGGATCACGGCGCCGGTGACAAAGGACGAGGCTCTTTGGGAAGCCAGCCATATGGCTGCGCCCACCAGTTCCTCC contains:
- a CDS encoding gluconate 5-dehydrogenase → EELVGAAIWLASQRASSFVTGAVIRVDGGFTAMTI